The following proteins come from a genomic window of Thermodesulfobacteriota bacterium:
- a CDS encoding nuclease-related domain-containing protein, which translates to MDGEKAVGQYLESLREKGCAVFHDIDCGGFNLDHVIISERGVFVVETKTLSKPARGNPTIKYDGSGITAGSVRLRPNPVEQVRAGADWLRQFLSESIGRNFKVRSAVVFPGWFVESSARHDAGSTWVINPKGLPAFIRNERSSICREDKKLAAYHLSRYIRTT; encoded by the coding sequence ATGGACGGGGAAAAGGCCGTCGGTCAATACCTCGAATCGCTCAGGGAAAAAGGCTGTGCCGTCTTTCATGACATAGACTGCGGCGGCTTCAACCTCGACCATGTTATCATATCCGAAAGAGGCGTGTTCGTCGTCGAAACGAAAACGCTGAGCAAACCTGCGCGGGGTAACCCCACAATAAAATACGACGGTTCCGGCATCACGGCAGGCAGCGTCAGACTACGCCCCAATCCGGTCGAGCAGGTGCGCGCCGGAGCCGACTGGCTGAGACAATTCCTTTCGGAATCTATCGGCAGGAATTTTAAGGTAAGATCGGCGGTCGTATTCCCAGGCTGGTTTGTCGAATCCTCGGCGCGGCACGATGCCGGCAGCACGTGGGTCATAAATCCCAAGGGCCTCCCGGCATTCATAAGAAACGAGCGTTCTTCGATCTGCCGCGAGGACAAAAAACTCGCCGCCTATCACCTCTCCCGATATATACGAACTACATAG